One Natator depressus isolate rNatDep1 chromosome 3, rNatDep2.hap1, whole genome shotgun sequence DNA segment encodes these proteins:
- the HEY2 gene encoding hairy/enhancer-of-split related with YRPW motif protein 2: protein MKRPCEETSSDSDMDETIDVGSENNYSGQSSGSVIRSNSPTTTSQIMARKKRRGIIEKRRRDRINNSLSELRRLVPTAFEKQGSAKLEKAEILQMTVDHLKMLQATGGKGYFDAHTLAMDFMSIGFRECLTEVARYLSSVEGLDTSDPLRVRLVSHLSSCASQREAAAMTSSMAHHHHPLHPHHWTAAFHHLPATLLQQNGLHSSDTTPCRLSTASEVPPHGSALLTATFAHADSALRVPSAGSVAPCVPPLSTSLLSLSATVHAAAAAAAQSFPLSFAGAFPMLPPSAAAAVAAATAISPPLCVSAASSPQQTSSGGNSKPYRPWGTEVGAF, encoded by the exons ATGAAGCGGCCGTGCGAGGAAACTAGCTCCGACAGCGACATGGACGAGACCATAGACGTGGGGAGCGAGAATAATTACTCGGG GCAAAGTAGTGGTTCTGTGATTCGATCAAATTCCCCAACAACAACATCTCAGATTATGGccagaaaaaaaagaagaggg ATTATAGAGAAAAGGCGCCGTGATCGTATAAATAACAGTTTATCTGAATTGAGGCGGCTTGTGCCAACTGCCTTTGAAAAACAA GGATCTGCAAAATTAGAAAAAGCAGAAATACTGCAAATGACAGTGGATCATTTGAAGATGCTCCAGGCAACAGGAGGTAAAG GTTATTTTGATGCTCATACTCTGGCCATGGATTTCATGAGCATTGGATTCCGAGAATGTTTAACTGAAGTTGCAAGATATCTGAGCTCAGTGGAAGGTCTGGACACATCTGATCCGCTAAGAGTTAGACTTGTGTCTCATCTCAGCTCTTGTGCATCTCAAAGGGAAGCTGCTGCAATGACCTCATCAATGGCTCATCACCATCATCCCTTGCATCCTCACCACTGGACAGCAGCATTTCACCATCTCCCTGCCACTTTGCTACAGCAGAATGGACTTCATTCCTCTGACACCACTCCTTGTAGACTTTCAACAGCGTCAGAAGTGCCTCCTCATGGCTCTGCTCTTCTCACGGCCACCTTTGCCCATGCTGACTCCGCACtcagagtgccctctgctggcagtGTTGCTCCCTGTGTCCCACCTCTTTCTACCTCTCTTCTCTCGCTCTCTGCCACTGTacacgctgctgctgctgcagctgctcagagctTCCCTCTGTCTTTTGCTGGAGCATTCCCAATGCTTCCAcctagtgcagctgcagcagtggcAGCTGCAACAGCAATCAGCCCACCATTATGTGTATCGGCAGCTTCCAGTCCTCAGCAAACTAGTAGTGGTGGAAATAGTAAACCCTACCGACCCTGGGGGACTGAAGTTGGAGCTTTTTaa